A region of the Denticeps clupeoides chromosome 12, fDenClu1.1, whole genome shotgun sequence genome:
TGGGTGCTTGGGTCCACAAGATAATGGACAAATTCGGAGAAAGAGACGTCATCTCCGCGCTCGAGGGCCTCGGGACTGGGGTCGGGCCGGTGGCGGCGAATAATCTTGGTCCCGTAGCGCTTGTGGAAGGCGGTGTTGTAGCTGCGCGTAAATTTGTTGCGGTAGGCCGACACCAGGCGCTCGAAGGGCTCCCGCACAAACAGGAATTTGAGGTAGCGCCGTAGCCGGTGGTTGATCTCGGACGTGGAATATTCCGAGAGCGTACGCAGGTTGCCCGGAATGTGAGCCTCATTGGCCGGGATTTGGAGGGGGTCACGGACGCCGCCTGACTCGCCCGTCAGGACCATCAGCACTCGCTTCCAGTTGGTGCAGGCCACCTTGGGGACGTAGCAGTACAGCAGGCCGTGCTGGTCGTCCACAATCATGTGCTTCAGGTCCTCCGGGATCAGGACACGCCTCTTCCTGGTGTATGAGCGACAcgcctcctccagcagctcccGCCGGCCCTGGTGCATCAGCTGTGCTGCGGACGGCTCCACCTGAAAGTGGACATTTTAACATGGTTATatggacatatatatatatatatgggaaaAACGCTTCTTTCTAGGATCACAGGTGCCTAACCTGAGTAAAGGGGTGCAAGGCAGGTACTCGTACACTCACACCTACGTTAAATTTACAGTCGTccattcacctagtgtgcatggcGTCCGAGGCCGGTTTTCTGGGGGAAAGAAACCTGAAACCCGCTCGAGCACGAAGCAGGGACACGGATGGGGTGGAAATCTTGGCCTTCTTCAGGACAACAGTGCGATTGGTACATTTCCACCAGCTTCCCTCCAGCGTTACATGCTAATGAGATTTCAGACGAGGCATTACAGACCTCCCTACAGTCTTGTAGAAAAAAACCTATTACGGGGCGGCTATTTTCCCCCACTGTCTGGTCTAATGGGAAACACTCATTAGTTTTAGGAACGGATTCTTCCGAGAGGCTCGTGAAGCAGTCATAACAACTGCCCTGTGTTACCAGAAGACAAAGAGATTTCCTCCGTTTATCGGGGCCTGTGGCGCGCGGCGCTCCGGCGCCCGTGAGGCGGGAACTTTGCCAGTGCTTTTTGACTATTGATGCTCCTGCAATTAGCAAACAATGCGCAGCTACGCTGCATTCACAATTCTGCACGGTTCCCAAGGCCAGCACCACAGCTCCGTTCATTCAAAGCTCGGTAATCAGCCATAAAATAGATGCGTTCTTACTCTTCAGCTTGATCATGAATGATTGTAAACGGAAACATCAGCATTAAGGAGGAGACTAGATGTTTCGGTCAGAGCTAAACCTTTTCAGTGGAATTAGAATGATTCGTTCCAACAGCCTGTGATGCTCTCCAAATCGTATGCAGCTATTGCCCCATTTTCAAGTAAAAGGGGAACATgtgggaagaaagaaaaaaggaaatgaagagATGCGGCTCTTGCCTCTAGCAAGATTGGTGTAATGCAGCTTAATCATTTTCTAATGTCTAAGTCTGGAAAGTAATTAATACAGTATTTAGTAGGGCTGCAGAGCCTCAAACTTAATAATGTTTTGCTTTCAATAATACACTggttaaaatgatatttttccaTGTCTCTAATGGATTCCATGTTTCTACAGGCCACTTGCCTGATTCTGTTTACTATAGCAGGTCATTCTTGTTGAATTCAGACCAATTACATTAACTAACCAATTAAAGATTACATGGGCAGTGgtaggtttgaatcccgatctgccgcggtgccactgaggtgccactgagcaaagcaccgtccccacacactgctccccgggcgcctgtcatggctgcccactgctcactcagggtgatgggttaaatgcagaggacaattttcattgtgtgcaccatgtgctgtgctgctgtgtatcacatgtgacaatcacttcactttattttaaggGCTATTGCAATCTCACACCATTgttatttgtgttcattttatactGCCCTTAGGTAATGCAAAAAGTAGgcaaaaaattattacattttagtaTTTATTCAATTTTCCAACAAGTATAacaatttaattaaacattaagTAAGATAAGAGATAAggtgatcctttattagtcccacattTACATAGTCACAGCAGGAAATGGACaatacaagataagagcagcaaaaaaaaaaaagcacaggcAATATGTACAAATAAGCTAAGAAAAtgttgtataaaataaaaaaagtgaatgtaagttgtaaaaataaacagtatgtcagtatatacaagatatatttgtgaaattttACATACGTACAAAGTGAGTAATATACAATACAAGATATtgtatagtataatataatatattttctcTTATATAAATATGAGCGAAAATAGAAATgatgtattggatgtgtgtgtttttttagtctatgtatgtttgtatggtcagctgttgtagagtctgGCAGTGGTTGGCAGGAAAAACCTTCTGAATCTCAAATCATTGTGAATCATTGTTTTACAGAGAGCTAGAAGATACTATTACATGCTGTGCAATGAGAACTTCTAATTCGATAGACTGCACTTCTAATTTGGTGAAGTGCAAATTTTAAATTGTTGGGCAGTTAAATGAAGTAATTTACATGAAGTAATGGGGATGCATTGGAAATGCTTGCCGCAGGATCACTGCGCACCTCAATCCCACCACATAACacgcaaaaataaaaaatattcaactTGCTGTGTGCACATACTTACAGGGCGTAGCAAGCAATTGTGCATCGGGTGGGCAATGCCATAAGCtggtttaatttttacatttacagcaattagcagacaaccttatccagagtgacttacaatcagtggttaaaAAGACAGTTCCCCTGAAGCAActtcaggttaagtgtcttgctcagggacacaacggtagtaagacCAGACACTgaccgagaccaagacattgccaaGACTGGAGGGTATCAAGACCAAGAAACTGCTGAGACTTGAGGGTACCGAGACTGAGAACGACACCAAGGCGAGACCAAAACCAAAGAGGTCGAGACTGAGACCAAGACCGAAAACCGACTAGGGCTAGAATCACCATCACATTACTCAGACCAATTGTAGAGAAAAAAGACGTTGCTGTcgttaaagatgtaaaaattCAAATCCATgttatctttacatttacattgtataTGTCTCTCATTAAAATCTctcagatttgtcatagttacgaAGCCTGATGTAAAATAATgttctcagcaatcctctccaataaccattttatcagacctcgtcaagggaaagagatgggatgtaccagaaagatgttcatattaagtctcttataccagggacagtGGCCTTGGGTAAGATGAATATTAATATGTAATGCTCCCTTGATTTGAAgtgaagacaatggacatttggctctcaaatgttcagtgacactcttaaatacattttaattaacattagtaagacagtgctggttcactgatctacaaTTATTGACTTACAGAGTTATTTTActctaaattcatttacatcagaatgtgtgcaagcacatacaaggaatttgattccagtagatggtgtctctcaagtacagagtagaagaaaacCGTAACAACTAAAAAAACATCATCATCTCATGATGGAGGGTCCTCAGTcagtcaagtttttttttttggaatgtcataaaatgaaattattgctgctcttgcacatagaaCACAGGATTGTAATCAGATGGACTCATTTTCTGCACATACTGCAAGATAACAGGCTCAGCCGATGGAAGGCCTACACAGACCTCGGTCGtgttattgacttcatccaggaacaacTTCAAGGTCCAGGGAAAGTTTCACAAGAGACAGTACTTCTCAAAGGGACCTAATTATATTTGGCACAATAATTCATGTGACAAGTTAAATCTTTTTGGCACTTAAGGGGCTCTGAAGTAGTTAGCtagctgcttgcaaaaaaacgaaatatttCCCCCGGAACAGATGACTGTACTATGCGTGCATACCTGATATTCTTTGTCAGATTGAGGAGTTTTCCCTCATAGTATGCCGACAGCTGTAGTTGTAGTTTGTTATTTTACGTTTCATtgtgctttctctccagatgcctgCTGAATGTAAACTATGGCTAATGGGCACTAAAAAATGGACTGGATCCATTTGAAATGAGGCacgtaataaataataatgctgTTCTTTGAGAATGAgcaattttcacttttttacccTACATCCTTCGAGtccaagacaagaaaaaaatggtCTCGACGACTAAAACACTATTGAACCTGTACCTTTGAGGTcatccggttcataggcgagtgtcttacacaCTAAGCTACTACTAGCACGGCGCTGTGCTCTATTTCCCAGGACATAAACGTGTTTACACATTAGGGCATTAACGACTTCATATTTTTTCTCATAATTTTATGACATCATCTACGCATGCACAATACCAGTCGTCAAATTTCCATTTTACTTTTGCATGTTTCCTTTCATTTAGTCCGATCATCGTCAGGTGAACAAATTTAAATATCGAGAGAGAGCTGAAAAATGCAGAGGCGGTGAAATGGAGTACAGTGTAAAGAAAGGCGggtttttaaaagctgtacttgtcgtgCTCCAGCTGGGTTACAGCTGTAATTGCTCAACGCGcaaatatttttcacttctgtggcATGAGAAGCaaggagtgttttttttggtttcgctcaaaaaacatttctttcatttgttaatttattAGTTAAATTGTTAGCTATTtaccaatttatttatttattcctttctttgtgtgtgtgtgtgtgtgtgtgtcattttttaCATGATATATATCATGTAAAACCTTGGACGTGTTTAATCTCTCACACTTAGCAATGTTGGGCTTATTATAAAATACTGCCAATTTCCCATGAAAATGCAATGAGAGAAGTGAGATGGTAATGCGAGAGAGTCAGATATGTACTAAGACAGGGTGGCTGGAGAAAGTGTCTGCCGCTTGAGAGGGATTTGCCGTAAATGCTAGTAAGCTGGACCCAAGGGCAATGGCATACCTGAGTACCTGGGTAATTATGGGGCTCAAAGTGATCCCAGCCGAACAGACACTCCTTTCCCAGCAGAGCACACTGCTGTCTGACTGGGGCTTTTTATTACAGGAAAATATTACACCCGTTCTTGTGAATTAACAGCCGCAGCCTGTAAAACCAGACCTTTAATGAAAGTGAGATAATGCCTTTCATTTACGGCAGGTGAAGGCTCAGGGCGAAGGCTGCGGTTCACGCTGACCTAGAGACGGTTCGGCGGGGGAACAACATGACCAGTCTGTTTTCAATTACCAGCACGGCCCTCTGTGACTCATCTGAGAACATGGAGCCCACAGTGCTTTTCTAGTCCACGTGTGAGCCCCAGCGTTACTCGACAGCCACTCAGCAACACAAGCAACAGGAGGGATATAAACTATTTCAGCGGATTAttcggtgtttttttttttttttttttacttgctagAATAAAATGGTGAAAACGGCCTGCGTGTTGTACAGAAAACAGGCCTGCATTAATAATTTAGGTGGACACTCACCAGGTCGCTGTCGTACAACGTCTGCAGCGGACTCCTCCCAGACTTGCCCAGGCCTCTGGTGTGCCCATTGCCCTGCACTAAACATGGGAACATGAAATAATAtagatgtaataataattatagaaACAACATTGACATCttgtaaaaaatatgtaaaaaatgtccacGGAACTGAGCCAGATGCCTATTTAGCATCAAACTGCAAACTGTTCCTGTTACTTTTCAGGAATGTTTGGTCCTCACCAAGCACACAAACTGCACACCCAATTCAAACGGCAGGGTTGATCATATTTACATAGAATAATATTTAGTTTAAATAACTAGATTTTCTACATGAATAAAATCAAGTTTTTATTgataaaataaaccaaataaaatcattttagcCTTTGTGCAAGGAACCTGTACACATATGTGAAGAAATTATTGAAATCTAATCTTGATGGGTTTAACAGTAATCACTaagcatattttatatttgcaaGTTATTTATAGATTATTAGAAGCTATTCATAATATGATCAGCAAAATGTCGATATTTTAACTTCACTAAGCTCTGAAATGATTCATGAAATGACTAATGTTATGGGTgaaactaacacaaaaaacacaatcaataaataaagacacacaTCTAGAATTTATCATCAGATAAAGTCATAATTTATAGGGTGGTAttataaagggtggtagtagcctagtgggtaacacacaaaactgtggttcaaaccccacttcctaccattgtgtccctgagcaagacacttaaccctatgttgctccagggggggactgtccctgtaactactgattgtaagatgctctggataagggcgtctgataaatgctgtaaatgtaaatgaataagaaCCATTGATGGCTTCATGAACACAGAAATGTGGTGCCCTCATTCTGTGggtccaaaagaaaaaaaaaaacctgaacaaTATGCTCTGTAATGTTAAGAGGCTAtctgaaaaaataaaggaagaaattaaataaataagagttTATGATATCAATTTCATTCAATAACAAAGGAATGTGAAAGGAAAGAATTTCAGAACACAGGTACTCATTCATTGAGTAAATCTGTGTTATTACCGCACtgcaattttaatttaatctcaGCTTTCACTCCCAATTCACTCAAAAGTAAACTGGAAGATGATAGTGGAAGGTTGGATAAGGACAGGATATTTAGATATATGCTGCATTGCACATGTCTTCTTATTTACAGGTTTTAATTCCGACTAGCCCAACCCTTGCCCCAAGCAGATGACGatgaacatttgtttttttcttactttcttGGGCAATGAACATACACAGGTAGAGCCCTATGAAATCGGTTACATTTTTTCCTTAATTCAGTTTTTCCGTTTTAATTGTTCTAAATTCCACGTTATTAACTATGTAATTTGAGagtgggaggagaaaaaaataaccCGCAATataacaaatcacatttaatcactgttcaacaaagtgcatGAGAATTTAcactttgcttttgtaaaccatttacctgtaaataatatgtgcatttcaagcaaaaatatatttcacaatattacacatactTCCTTTTGGACGCG
Encoded here:
- the LOC114801388 gene encoding carbohydrate sulfotransferase 11-like, encoding MKRPRVHRMVLAMCVGSFIVVIFYFQTNLKPVQGNGHTRGLGKSGRSPLQTLYDSDLVEPSAAQLMHQGRRELLEEACRSYTRKRRVLIPEDLKHMIVDDQHGLLYCYVPKVACTNWKRVLMVLTGESGGVRDPLQIPANEAHIPGNLRTLSEYSTSEINHRLRRYLKFLFVREPFERLVSAYRNKFTRSYNTAFHKRYGTKIIRRHRPDPSPEALERGDDVSFSEFVHYLVDPSTQREEPFNEHWERVHSLCHPCLIHYDVVGKYETLAEDSGYVLKLAGVDGEVSFPASGKSTHTTGDMAATFFRDISPTYQKRLYNLYRMDFLLFNYSMPEYLNFR